From Saccopteryx leptura isolate mSacLep1 chromosome 3, mSacLep1_pri_phased_curated, whole genome shotgun sequence, one genomic window encodes:
- the ANP32E gene encoding acidic leucine-rich nuclear phosphoprotein 32 family member E isoform X2, whose amino-acid sequence MANVELSSLARLPNLNKLRKLELSDNIISGGLEVLAEKCPNLTHLNLSGNKIKDLSAVEALQNLKNLKSLDLFNCEITTLEDYRESIFELLQQITYLDGFDQEDNEAPDSGAEDDADGDEDDEEEAGPPEGYEEEEEEEDDEDEDEDEAGSELGEGEEEVGLSYLMREEIQDEEDDDDYVEEGDEEEEGEEGLRGEKRKRDAEDDGEEEDD is encoded by the exons TTGGAACTTAGTGACAATATAATTTCTGGAGGCTTGGAAGTCCTGGCAGAGAAATGTCCTAATCTTACCCATCTAAATTTGAGTGGAAACAAAATCAAAGATCTCAGTGCAGTAGAAGCTCTG caaaatcttaaaaatttgaaaagtcTTGACTTGTTTAACTGCGAGATCACAACTCTGGAAGATTACAGAGAGAGTATTTTTGAACTGCTGCAGCAAATCACATACTTAGATGGATTTGATCAGGAAGATAACGAAGCACCAGACTCAGGAGCAGAGGATGATGCAG atggagATGAAGATGATGAAGAGGAAGCTGGTCCACCTGAAGGatatgaggaagaggaagaggaagaagatgatgaggatgaagatgaagatgaagCCGGCTCAGAattgggagagggagaagaagaagtagGCCTCTCATACTTAATGCGAGAGGAGATTCAG GATGAAGAAGATGATGATGACTATGTTGAAGAAGGGGATGAAGAAGAAGAGG GAGAAGAAGGTCTTCGAGGGGAAAAGCGGAAACGAGATGCTGAAGATGATGGAGAGGAAGAAGATGACTAG